The following are from one region of the Jatrophihabitans telluris genome:
- a CDS encoding SDR family NAD(P)-dependent oxidoreductase translates to MIAYTAASSLGRLDGRRALVTGAARGMGRAHALTLAGLGASVTLLDLDEVENANTAQEIKSLGGTAYALAADVTSRTACERASEAAASAMGGLDILVHNAGLMYSGTGLADTDDEDFHRLLMVNVHAPLYLTRAALPYLLASDHARVVFVSSQWGQVPGGHSYGYMTAKAAQLGLMKTMATEFAGRQILVNAVTPGAVITRMVPEEYQQAEQAVIPIGRLAEPGEIASVVAFLAGDGASFITGQTIGVNGGACIVGI, encoded by the coding sequence GTGATCGCCTACACCGCTGCGAGTTCGCTTGGCCGCCTCGACGGCCGGCGTGCGCTGGTCACCGGCGCTGCCCGCGGCATGGGCCGCGCCCACGCCCTGACCCTGGCCGGGCTCGGCGCGAGCGTCACGCTGCTCGACCTGGACGAGGTCGAAAACGCCAACACCGCACAGGAGATCAAATCCCTCGGAGGGACCGCCTACGCCCTCGCAGCCGACGTGACGTCCCGAACCGCCTGCGAGCGGGCCAGCGAAGCTGCCGCTTCCGCGATGGGCGGCCTGGACATCCTCGTCCACAACGCGGGACTTATGTACTCCGGCACGGGCCTCGCCGACACCGATGACGAGGACTTTCACCGACTGCTCATGGTGAACGTCCACGCGCCGCTCTACCTGACCCGGGCCGCGCTGCCCTACCTGCTGGCCAGCGACCACGCCCGCGTCGTGTTCGTCTCCTCGCAGTGGGGCCAGGTACCCGGCGGGCACAGCTACGGCTACATGACAGCCAAGGCCGCCCAACTCGGCCTGATGAAAACCATGGCCACCGAGTTCGCCGGCCGACAGATCCTCGTCAACGCCGTCACCCCAGGCGCCGTGATCACCCGAATGGTTCCCGAGGAATATCAGCAGGCCGAGCAGGCGGTCATCCCCATCGGGCGGCTCGCCGAACCAGGCGAAATCGCGTCAGTGGTGGCGTTCCTGGCCGGCGACGGCGCCTCCTTCATCACCGGTCAGACGATCGGTGTCAACGGCGGCGCGTGCATCGTCGGCATCTGA
- a CDS encoding VOC family protein — protein sequence MIALKRIDNMDILTHDVARLVDFYHGVLGLSFYLPYQAEEEWAAIDAGNLTLYVFKSEVGEHAPRRTEINPDNAPGLDSFAFEVDDLDEALQQLQGKVVWVTEETITWKHPNGTWYRYRPFYDPDGNMLYITEPHPAESL from the coding sequence ATGATCGCGCTCAAACGCATCGACAACATGGACATCCTCACCCACGACGTAGCTCGCCTCGTCGACTTCTATCACGGCGTTCTCGGGTTGTCCTTCTACCTGCCGTATCAGGCAGAGGAGGAGTGGGCGGCGATCGACGCGGGCAACCTCACCTTGTACGTGTTCAAATCCGAGGTCGGCGAGCACGCCCCCCGACGGACCGAGATCAACCCGGACAACGCCCCGGGCCTGGACTCGTTCGCATTCGAGGTAGATGACCTGGACGAAGCGCTGCAGCAACTGCAGGGCAAGGTCGTATGGGTCACCGAGGAAACGATCACCTGGAAGCACCCCAACGGCACCTGGTATCGCTACCGACCGTTTTACGACCCGGATGGCAACATGCTCTACATCACCGAACCTCACCCTGCCGAGTCGCTGTGA
- a CDS encoding C45 family autoproteolytic acyltransferase/hydolase, with product MVTRFVSEPASPRHRGEQFGEAHREPIARTLSAYSELFSAVTTDQSWSLPAFGAQALDRIEAWTPELAEELHGIARGCGQTATTIAALNARTEILAALRNKGGARTPGECSTIVALGADHMVAVQNWDWFVGMAGNWLVWEIEHADGRRTTTVTEYGILAKIGVNSAGVGALFNILHHRADGHGPVGVPVHVIARAVLDTAVDVDSALSLVSSATVSASTALTVMGPGAEGPTAVTAEIWPGGPSFVPALDDLLLHTNHFLAPEAAEGDTEPTDAPDTIARYEVLQRELVGRGHELDVAGAVAVLTDHAGGSGALCCHPDPADPQTEQYQTLATVRLDLAQAAVHCTAGTPCLASTESGVRS from the coding sequence ATGGTCACCCGCTTCGTCTCAGAACCTGCCTCCCCCCGACACCGGGGCGAGCAGTTCGGTGAGGCCCACCGCGAACCGATCGCGCGCACATTATCGGCTTACTCCGAACTGTTTTCGGCCGTCACCACAGACCAGTCCTGGAGCCTGCCGGCCTTCGGCGCCCAGGCTCTGGACAGAATCGAGGCGTGGACTCCCGAACTCGCCGAGGAGCTGCACGGCATCGCACGCGGTTGCGGTCAGACCGCAACGACAATTGCGGCCCTCAACGCACGCACCGAGATCCTCGCGGCCCTCCGAAACAAAGGCGGCGCACGCACACCCGGCGAATGCTCCACCATCGTCGCCCTCGGCGCCGACCACATGGTCGCAGTACAGAACTGGGACTGGTTCGTAGGCATGGCAGGCAACTGGCTCGTCTGGGAGATCGAGCACGCCGACGGGCGCCGGACGACGACGGTCACGGAGTACGGAATCCTCGCCAAGATCGGAGTGAACTCCGCGGGCGTCGGCGCGCTGTTCAACATCCTGCACCACCGCGCCGACGGCCACGGCCCGGTCGGTGTACCCGTGCACGTCATCGCTCGCGCCGTCCTGGACACCGCCGTCGATGTCGACAGCGCGCTGTCGCTCGTCAGCTCCGCGACGGTCTCGGCCTCCACCGCGCTCACCGTGATGGGTCCCGGCGCGGAAGGCCCAACGGCCGTGACCGCGGAGATCTGGCCCGGTGGCCCAAGCTTCGTCCCCGCCCTGGACGACCTGTTGCTCCACACCAACCACTTCCTCGCCCCGGAGGCGGCCGAGGGTGACACCGAGCCGACCGACGCCCCGGACACCATCGCCCGCTACGAGGTCCTGCAGCGCGAACTCGTCGGGCGGGGGCACGAACTGGACGTAGCTGGCGCAGTGGCCGTGCTCACCGATCACGCCGGCGGCAGCGGGGCATTGTGCTGCCACCCGGACCCGGCCGACCCGCAAACCGAGCAGTACCAGACGCTGGCGACCGTGCGCCTGGACCTCGCGCAGGCCGCCGTTCATTGCACCGCTGGGACGCCGTGCCTGGCCTCGACCGAATCGGGAGTTAGATCATGA
- a CDS encoding polysaccharide deacetylase family protein gives MVDVADWNWPRGQAAVSLSFDVDAEAGWLGEGEGYRRRLTILSEGRYGVVRAMPRILDLLARFEVPATFFVPGHTADTHPALVETILQGGHEVAHHGYLHVRSDKVSPDVQRHEITEGLAALQRAGAPRPVGYRSTSWELTPETFDLLLEFGFDYDSSCMGDDRPYFEQWQDRTVLELPVHWSLDDWPRFGWNIDGGGNQTAPAELYSSWLADYQLAVAERRHLTFTMHPEVIGRGQRFVELERFVEKIASDDVWFATLADVAAHARPLLER, from the coding sequence ATGGTCGACGTCGCTGACTGGAACTGGCCACGCGGGCAGGCTGCGGTCTCGCTGAGCTTCGACGTGGACGCCGAGGCCGGCTGGCTGGGCGAGGGCGAGGGATACCGCCGCCGCCTCACGATCCTGTCCGAAGGCCGCTACGGAGTGGTCCGGGCCATGCCACGGATCCTGGACCTGCTCGCCCGGTTCGAAGTGCCAGCCACCTTTTTCGTTCCCGGCCACACCGCTGACACTCATCCCGCGCTCGTCGAGACGATCCTGCAGGGCGGCCACGAGGTCGCCCACCACGGCTACCTGCACGTCCGCAGCGACAAAGTCAGCCCCGACGTCCAACGCCACGAGATCACCGAAGGCCTGGCCGCGCTGCAACGAGCCGGCGCGCCGCGACCGGTAGGGTATCGCTCCACCTCCTGGGAGCTCACTCCCGAGACCTTCGATCTGCTGCTGGAGTTCGGCTTCGACTACGACTCCTCCTGCATGGGAGATGACCGGCCCTACTTCGAGCAGTGGCAGGACCGCACTGTCCTGGAGCTGCCGGTGCACTGGTCTCTGGACGACTGGCCCCGCTTCGGTTGGAACATAGACGGCGGTGGCAACCAAACTGCACCCGCTGAGCTGTACTCCTCCTGGCTGGCCGACTACCAGCTCGCGGTCGCCGAGCGGCGCCATCTCACCTTCACCATGCACCCGGAGGTGATCGGTCGCGGACAGCGCTTCGTCGAGCTGGAACGCTTCGTGGAAAAGATCGCCTCCGACGACGTGTGGTTCGCGACCCTGGCCGACGTCGCCGCCCACGCCCGACCATTGCTGGAACGCTGA